The window CAATGCTATTgtagatgaacaaagctcgcgggtTCCCAGGTATGCTagactcaatagattgcatgcattggagttggaagaattgtccaaaggcatggcatggacaaTTCCATGGACAagaaaagggttccactataatccttgaagcggtcacCGATcacgagacttggatttggcatgctttttttgAAATGtgtggatctttgaatgacatcaacgttgccaaccggtcaccactgatgagtaAGATTGCAAATGGTAAACTgtcaccggtgcagtttgtagctaATGGTCGTACATACAATCATGGCTACTATCTTACGGATGTCATCTAcccaaagtggcaaacatttgtgaagccgttgaaaaaaccgAAAGGTAAGAAATATCTTGACTTCCAAAATGCTCacgcggcggctagaaaagatgtggagagagcttttgggattttgcaagcccaatttgctattgtgagaggaccgactAGATTTTGGGATCAGAAGATGTTTTGGTACATAATgcatgcttgtgtgatcatgcacaacatgatcatcgagaatgagcatggccaagatgtagactactctcagtatgagctcttggtatatcccgtgcgagtgcggcggAGGGTTGAAAGGGTGGCCAgttcctatcatgccattcgacgtccGGCAGCGCATAATGAACTAaagaaggatctcattgaggaCTGGTGGGCTTGAAATGGCCGCCGAAGATCATCATGATTTGTGCGTTTGatattgtattgttgaactatttgttgattTCTCAAAGTACTATTTATTTGATGAGTTGTAATAAATTAAACTACTCATTTAAACTTGGTTGAATTAGGCCCAGAGATCATACTGCCCGTTTGACACGAACGGAGAGACAGTTGTGCAGAAATTTTGCACGATACAGGAGCATCTGATTCCTACAGATGGTCGCTGACCATTTACCACTCAAATGTGGATCTGGTCCCTTACCGTTGGATCTGGCAAAACTAGGATTCAGCAGCACCTAACGTTTGAGTTTGGGCTACCATGTCCATGTGTTTACCTACTCTTCTTCTGTAACCAGACCTGCCCGACAAGTGACAAGTAGGGTACAAGGTCCACAAAGACAACCTCTATATAAGATTCAACTCTGCCCGTCGTCGTCTGTCAGCCGGTTGCTTGAACTGCCACCATCTGGTCATCAGCTTCTAGCAAGCTAGGCACAACGACGGAAGCGATGGCGCCTTGCGAGGAAGTACCTCGTTCCGGCCCGGCACTCATCGTGGGCGCCACCGGCTTCATCGGTCGTTTCGTGGCGGAGGCCTGCCTCGACAGCGGGCGCAGGACCTTCATCCTCGTCCGCCCCGGCAACGCCTGCCCCGCGCGCGCGGCCTCCGTCGACGCGCTCCTACGCAAAGGCGCCTTGGTCGTCGAGGTATTATCATGCAGACACGAGACACCCATATACTGTATGTAGTGCAGATGTTCAAGTATGCGCCCTCTGAAAGTCTGAAATGCCAGGGACGCGTCGATGGGAAAGACGGCAGGAGGTCCGTGGAGCCGGCGCTCCGCGCGCACGGCATCCAGGTGGTGATCTCGGTGATGGGTGGCGCCAACATCCTCGACCAGCTCGGCCTCATCAAAGCCATCCAAGCCGCCGGCACCGTCAAGGTACGCACGCACGCGCCAGCACTTGCAAGTTTGTGTGTCCACTGCACTGTGACGTACGTGCGCGCACACGCCCGCAATCTGCATGCATAACGGACTTGCATGTGCACAACAGAGGTTTCTGCCGTCGGAGTTCGGGCACGACGTGGACAGGGCGCGCCCGGTGGGGGCCGGGGTGGGGTTCTACGAGGAGAAGCGGCGTGtccggcgggcggcggaggcggccggcgtGCCCTACACCTACATCTGCTGCAACTCCATCGCCGGCTGGCCATACTTCGACAACATGCACCCGTCCGAGGTGTGCCCGCCGCTCGACCGCTTCCAGGTCTACGGCGATGGCACCGTCAGAGGTATACCCACGCCTTGCCTTTCTCTTTGTTCCTTTACCGTGACTCAGCGATTCTGTCTGCACTGCACAGCGTTCTTCGTGGCTGGAACTGACATTGGCAAGTTCACGG is drawn from Triticum dicoccoides isolate Atlit2015 ecotype Zavitan chromosome 6B, WEW_v2.0, whole genome shotgun sequence and contains these coding sequences:
- the LOC119320953 gene encoding leucoanthocyanidin reductase-like, which encodes MAPCEEVPRSGPALIVGATGFIGRFVAEACLDSGRRTFILVRPGNACPARAASVDALLRKGALVVEGRVDGKDGRRSVEPALRAHGIQVVISVMGGANILDQLGLIKAIQAAGTVKRFLPSEFGHDVDRARPVGAGVGFYEEKRRVRRAAEAAGVPYTYICCNSIAGWPYFDNMHPSEVYPRLAFLFVPLP